The Macadamia integrifolia cultivar HAES 741 chromosome 3, SCU_Mint_v3, whole genome shotgun sequence genome segment ATGAAATTTGGCAAGGCAGTTTcgtctctccttctttcacccTACTTTTTATATTAAATGGGGTTTAGTCACAATTTTCTTTCGTCGGTCCAATAGCATTTTGAACAATTCCTTGGGTGTTCCAATGGATGCtagggattctttaccatagaatcatatgaatgaccccattgatgttagaatacaagaatcataaacaaattataaaagattaaccatgggtgtagtccctaaaccaagaacacacaaacatatagatttTCCCTATACATGATAATCAATGAGAATAGAAGAATACttgtgtgtaagtttagaaatCTCATAAGTATTAATCACGTAACTCTCTCCCATGTGCTAGAAAATTAGTCCCATGAAGATTGTAACAAAAAACTATACAATGGAATCCCAGCcgctaagatcttctgcagcctttcaCCATTGGAATACTCTCACATGCACTATTCCTATGGGGGAGTCcgtgcttccaaaaccatgaagaTGTTAAAGTGACAGCTACAGGGACCTTTAGCTTctttttataatagaatccctaaaatcataattcattcccacaatggattgggtTAAGAGTTTTCTAATCAGAGTGGATCTATAATTGTTTGGGCCCAATGAATCAATctgtatcagttaagcccatataaaaatcctaacaatctcctaCTTGGACTACAccgatactgatgtctttccattaaCATCTGGCCAAATAATTCCAAGACtaaacaccactcaaacaaactttgattcaatgaataatctctactgttgaacaataatagaaaatacacctcaatatacagcATATAACTATataatgttacaaacaatagaaaactatcaatccaaatcgcctgaaaacatatatatatatatatatataaggaattgatatcatacctgtgatcatatgaaatatatattttcttatagGTCATTTTCTGATCTAAAGATCAATCTACCTtaaaaacctcacaggtagaaaactttgatattaatcaacacttggcaaaccatcattttcttaaattaatatcttactttggcataccgcctatgactaactgccacttccatagatttatgttaaataccaccataaatcacaaactttggcaaatcgcctgtggtaaaccaccacttctttggacataggctaaataccaccatGCATCACAAATTCTNNNNNNNNNNNNNNNNNNNNNNNNNNNNNNNNNNNNNNNNNNNNNNNNNNNNNNNNNNNNNNNNNNNNNNNNNNNNNNNNNNNNNNNNNNNNNNNNNNNNTTCTGACCAGTGGTTTGAGAGATTTAaaattctcccttttcttgtcttttagtgacctgtgACAAAGCAGAACTGAAATTGACAGATCTGGTTCAGTTCCTACTATTCTCGTGGACTTTGGTTCATGGTATTAAGTTGATTTGGACCTATTTGAAGTCTTGTAAGCCCCTGTTATCGGTCCCAATCTGATCAGAGAAACCCTAGTATTTGGTTCATTAGCTTCAACTGTTTCAGGTCTGATTTCTCTTGTAATCTGATCTGCTGTGCTATTATCCTAATTTGACTTGTGTTTGTTCTTCGAGAGTATCCTGCTGTTTTGAGACTAGGTTGGTTTgccgattctagttctacattaaagATACATGTATAATTCCAGATACCTGGATTTACAATGTATTAGACAATAGCATTATATGCACAGTAATTAAGTTGATATTATGGATTATGACTTTCCTGCAAAAATCTCGTTTTTTAATAACAAGATGAAAATGAAGCAATGCTGTTTGCATGATGGGGGAGGTAGTGAAGTTGGGTACATCTATCAAAGATATTGTTCTATGCTATGTTACTCTGGAAAATGCATAAGCTTTGTCAACTTCACTTTTGGGTACACTTTAAGTCTTCCCTTTATGGCTTTGTCACAAGTTGACTTCCCTTGTAGGTGAACAGACATCCTATGTCCTGGAAAAACCATATTATTCCTAATTCTATCATAGACATGTCCAGATTTTGTTATCAGGTCATAAAATTTAGCCAGTGTAGTTTCTGAACTTCTTGCAGCTCTTCTTCCAGGAATTTGCCAGGTTTCTTTTTACATAATGTTTTTGaccttttcctctttctttgtcAAGGCATTTTACCATAGGTTTCTATTGTATCAATCTACCCTTGTTTGATTCATGTTGAAGCATATACTCGGGGGGTGGATGTAGGGGAACGATTTCAAAGCGGACTTTCCATTCATTAGATGGAGAAGAGCGCCAAGATTCGTGATCTGAAGTTGGAAGGATACATTCAACCAGAAAATCTGCTGGTTTTTttgtctctctctagtttttttttttttttttttttttttgagttagaTAACATGTgttgtcccaaaaaaaaaaatgttatactTACAAATGAAAGATGGTGAATGGTCTTTCATTAACTAATCTATCAAGGGAAAAAGGATGGTTTTTTATTAACTACATTAGCGTAAGCTTCATGCTTTTAATCAGAGAGTACAAGCAAATAACCAACAACCCACTTAACGTGTAACAGGAACGAGAAACAATAATCCTCTTGGAAAACCATGCTGGCTGATGTCATCCTTTTGTTATTCAAACAAAGGAGGCACAATTTGAGCCTTTTCTTATTGAATGAGGTGAAAATGTAGGTCCTTTTTTGGAAGTCAACTGGGGCACTGGCTGAGTAACCAAAAAGAGGGAAGGGATTATCAAGTTACGTCTGATGAGAATGGTGAAGAAAGTTATTACTCATTTGGAGCTTTATTGATTAGGATGTTTTCTTGGGAAATTTGGAGTTGggggattcttaatcatttAGATTTGAAGTCATCACAACAGTACCTTATGCGAGTTGATGAAAGATAAGCAAACATTTATTATGTGAATGAATGTGCTCAGAAATAAGGTGCTGGATGTTGATTCTTCGCATGGATTCTTTTGATGTAGGATTAGTGATATTTCTATAGGATTGCAAGTGTCATTCTGTATGGCCCTCCTGGTTTAGTGTTGATTTATTCTGTGGCTTGTTTTGTAGGTCTTTTTTTGTGTGGGTATAGAACCTGCCCAGATGGATATAGGTGTTTTTCCTTTGATGTTTGCTGGCTTCATTTCATGGTTATGTATGTGTGGCCATATATGGCCACAGTGTcagttttattttcaaattttgggtATGATAAAGGGTATTTCTGTCCAAGGATTGAAGGCTGATATTGGACCCCAGATTTTTACTTGGTGATGCTAAGCTGGATCAATCAATACACAAAGAATTAGGCTGATTAGCCAACCCATCATgccaaaaaattctatttttcgGTGCATCAGCCAATCAACTGATCCACTCCCAGTTTGGGATTGACTAATCCTTGTAACCATGATTGCATTACTTTCCTTTGAGTTTGTTCGTGAGGCTTAAAGGTTAAAACTCATCTGTTTAGCGTTATTTTTGTGTCATTTGGAAGATTATTCTGTAGAGTTGCTAAAATTGTATCCAGAGTTAAATTCATCTAAGGGAAAATTTCtttcactcccctacacttacCCTACAATTACTTAAACTTCACTACTCAAACTTTCGCATCTGATTCCCCCCAAAAGGTAAATTcttacctcttcttctcccctgaaattttaaaatacaCAAATTACCTCTCCTTTATTAACAAAAGTGGGACCCACCTCTaaatctcctcctcctcctcctcctcctcctcctcctcctctgcaGAGCACAGCTCACCTTGCCCCACCACTGCATCCCCCTCGCCTCTCCCCTCTGTCCAATGGCCGGCATGTAACCTTTTGCCTTTACTATATTTGAAATGTTTTTTCAAGTCCTCCAGTGCGCCAAGTGGGAAATGTGAGACTCTCTGTGGATTCATTTTAACTCTCTGGATTCATTTTCCACTCGGATGTTTCTAGTGTTGACATATCCATTCTCATATTAAACTAATGTCTTTCTGTtaaattcaataattttttttttttttttttttccgatttcaattgtttctttttttccttgacAGATATCTGATATGGTTGCTGTGGCACACATGATGAATGCAACATTAGTTGTTCCTCAACTAGATAAGCGGTCATTTTGGAGAGATTCGAGGTTTGCTCAAGTTTCTTGTGTCTGCCATTGGGATTATTGTATTTCCTTTTAGTCTGTTAGTACTTAAGTCTTTTGCTTTTTACAGTGCGTTTTCAGATCTATTTGATGAAGACCATTTTATCACAACCTTACGAGGGGATGTGAGGATAGTCAAGGAGCTTCCCAAGGAATTGGAAAATGTTCCTCGGGCTCGAAAGCACTTCACTTCCTGGTCAGGTCTGAACTACTATGAGGAGATGACACGATTATGGAAGGACTATAAGGTGAATTAGTTTTATACCGTACTTGATCTATTTCACTTGTCTGAACTTCTAAACATATGGATATAGTTTTCTTTACTTTCAAATTATGGCTAAGTTTTTAAGCattattctttatttctttaccAGGCAAACTGCCTCTAATGCCTGGTGCTACCATAACATatgctggtttttttttttttgggggggtggggggataaTTTCAATAAGCTAAATTTCTTATATGGAGATATGGCTTCCTAAGACTTTTTCTATGGCAGGTCATTCATGTTGCAAAATCTGATTCCCGACTAGCAAATAATAACCTTCCTGTCGATATCCAGAGGTTGAGATGCCGTGCTTTATATTATGCCCTTCGCTTCTCTCCTCCAATTGAAAACCTAGGAAAGGTCTGAGCTTTTTGTATAATTACCTTAATGCCCTAGTATTTTGTTTGGACATCCATTGCTTATGGATGCATTTACGTGTTCTCTTCTATGGGTTATCCTGTTAAATTAGGTTCTGTGCATGCATGATAGTGACACAACAGAAGCTGGTAGAGCGGTTAAGATCACGTGGGGGGAGGTATATTGCTCTTCATCTACGATATGAGAAAGACATGCTGTCTTTTACTGGCTGTACCTATGGTCTGACTGATGTAGAAGCGGAAGAACTGCGGATAATGAGGTAAAAACGTTTTTctgataaaacagaaaaataacgTGTATATCAAGTTGTAAAAATGGGAAGTGGTCACTCTCTGTGCCTCTGAACATGCATAGCAGTTGAGCATCACATGTGAAGAAATTTGTATCTTCTTATGATCTTGATAACTATCATCTAAAAAATCGAAAGATGCCCACCATTATTAGAACATGCTCCATAActttgtcctctctctctcccccaccccctttggCTCTCCCTCCCAACATATACATACAGCTTCGTTGCCTAGGTGTTGCTTGCATGCTTTGATTGCGGGATTTTATATGTCATTTTATTGGGTCCTCCTTAGAAAGTCCAACATAATGTGATATATGGATATTTCTGATGTCACTTGGTTGTATTGATTTAATATCTTTATCCCGAACAAGGGGATGAAACACTCCTCGTGGAGCCAAACTACCATAGAAATGTGCTTGTATACGTGAGAGTCGGTGACAATGGATGCTTTTCATCTTTGTCATAGGGAAAACATGAACCactggaagatgaagaagataaaCTCAACAGAACAGAGACAGGGAGGTTTCTGTCCGCTAACTCCCGAGGAGGTTGGCATCTTTCTTCAAGCTCTTGGTTATCCTTCATCAACTTTGATTTATATTGCTGCTGGGGAAATCTATGGTGGCAGTAATCACATCTCAGAACTTAGATCTCGCTTTCCAAACCTCATTTTCAAGGTCTGTTAATGATTGCGTAATTCCGATAAATGGAATTAGCAATACGAGTTGATGTACTAATCCACTGATCTTGTGCGTTAATCACCTACATGATTGATTGGTGCAGGAGATGGTGGCAACACCAGAAGAATTGAAATCATTCgcggaacatgcatctcaaacagcAGCACTGGATTACATCATCTCTGTGGAGAGTGATGTCTTTATTCCATCATATTCAGGTAATATGGCAAGATCTGTTGAGGGGCATCGGAGATTTTTGGGTCATCGGAAGACAATCACCCCTGATAGGTACATATATTTCCTGTCCCATGAATATCGTAGAGCAGTAGATACTAGATAACTGTTCCAATTTgccaacttaaaaaaaaaaaaaaaattacgttCTTGTTAACAATGGACTTCATAGGATGGGCAGAAAAATGGCTTTAAAAGAAACAACATATCAAGTAAAATACAcctataaataacatttattagcATGAAGGGACCACGGAGTCTCATCTTACATGGAGAACTAGGTCTGTCATCTTCTCCATGAATGTCTTATTCTTTATGAAATCACTATCTAGTAATTCCTTGATGGGTTTGAAAACAGAGGAGCTCCGAGAGAGCCAATTTACATTGTTGTCTAGTGTCTGGTTGTGTTGCTCGAATTTGGGCTCCtcttttcttggttttttgtttGTCGTTGTCAttgggtccccccccccccccccttttttgtgtgtgtttgGGGGTGGGGTTACTACCACTTTCTTTCAAGTCTAGACAACATTCGGTATGTTGAgaattaatgtttttttttttttcttcaagtgcACGTTGAGAAGTCTGTTATTTGTAGACAGTTATTAGTCCATGCAGTAGCAGTATTTGTAACCTATAATGCAAAGGTACTGGTTATTGGATGGATTGGGTGATCCATGGAAGTTTTATTTATATGGATGCAATATTTGTATGTTCGGAGAAAGCTGATTGctttatttatgttttgaaaTCGGGTGACCTTGTTTTGATCTTTCCCTTTTATCTGTTTATCAATTTTATCTGCAGGAAAGGACTTGTTGAAATTTTTGATAAGATTGAAAGAGGAGAGCTCAAAGAAGGATCGTTAATATCATCTATCATAAAGCAAATGCACAGAAATAGGTCAGAGTTTTGTATCTTTCGAATCAAAGAAATAAATGCTAAAGTCAATTTTCACAATGGTTGGTTAACTATCAGCGCTCATAAACAAATATGAAACATTAGAATCAATCTGGACGACCCCAGACAGCATCATATCAGTGATAGCCATTCATGTGTGATATTTGCAGACAAGGAGCtccaaggaaaagggaaggTTCATTGCCAGGGATGAAAGGTAGAGGTCGTTTGAGAACTGAGGAATCCTTCTAcgcaaatccattcccagagtGTATATGTAGTTCCAAGACACATTCTTAGGTGACGTCAACAGAAACCAGCACTTCTGGCTTCTCCTCACAACCTCTGATTTAATTGGCTCACACTACAGAACCAGCTCTGCAGATGTTTGAATGAGCTTCACTGCACTTCAACTATGGACGAGCCTCATCTTGATGGCATAAAAACCTTGGTTCTCTGATCAAtgatgtttttcttatttttgttgtACTATTATAGTTACATTAAGGGGAAATTCTTCGAGAACTGCCTTCAAAAGATTTGCATTACTTTGCTGGCATCATCTCTATATTGGATCCACAACTCTTGAGAGAAGGCAGAGTTCCTTCTTGTTGCGGAGGTAAAATGAAAGTTTATGCCCCTCATTTAtcatgactttttttttaattcaaatgaAGGAGGCTAGTGGCCATGGCAATTAAGGGATGCCTATCCTTCGAAAGGGAAAACATCAGCCAGAAGTTCCATGTCTGTTATCTCTCTTCCAATAATGAATATAACGAACCAGAAGCTTCAGAATTCTGATCAAAGAATTCATTGAATGTACTATGGATTGGGAAGGCAAAAAAGCAAATAGTAAAAAGCATCACAGAAGCATCCTCCTGTGATgatcttctctgcttctctagCTCTGTGAAGTTTAGCTGAAGGTAACATTCTCGGCTAACAGAACCCTGAGACAACTGTGCTCAGTTGGACTAGACCATCATATTCCTTTTTATCATTCAATAACTTGATTCTAATTTCCATTAAGAGGAAAGCATTATAGAAGCATCCTCCCGTGCCCAGTGAGTCAGTGACTGAGTGGTGcttgcatcatttttttttatgaacccTTCCCATTAATCCTAGACATCTTAAGTGAATTCTCAGTGGTCAAATCTGCAGAACCTATGTACTTTGAAAGGCTATTAAGCTTGTAGCTTATGCTGTTGTGAACAATAATCAGCAGGTACGTCAGTTTCTCATGGTTGTTAGGCTCAACTGTTCATGGGAGTCCTGTGAAATGTTTGTTCTGATGGTTTCTCTGCTAGTACTCTCTTGTCTCTCTGAATATATATCTGAGTTCCTCATAGAAAAGGATTGGAGACTCCCTCACAGAATATCTTAATCGTGCGTCAGCTTCCTGTGGAAGAAATTCTCAGCAATTCATGGTGTTCTCTTTAAATTCATTAGACTTTGTTCAATGCATACTTTTCCGACTTCCTTAAACCTAATAGAGAAAGTATGATGCAATAAAGCTTTATTTCAGTGTGCACAAGAAACAATCCTTCTTTGGCAAGTCCATCAATAAAATTTGGTACAACCTCCAGGAATTTACATTCAGGATTTCCACTTCTTTTATATGAACAATGGAGTGTCACATTTCCAAACCAATCCCCCAGGACGGGTGCCTTAGATGGGCGAAAAATGCTCCTTAATGCTTCAAATAAATCAAATACCCTGCCTTCCAAGAAAAGTACCGGCGATTTTATATCTAAGTATCCGCTCTTGCAAGTTTCTGCTGGGAATAGGAAAAGGAAATGTCTCATGTTTGTCCCAGAATAATCCTTCAGGAGTGATTTCACAACTCTTGCTGTTAGAAACCATTAGTACATTCTGATGTCACATCAAATGCCATTTTCAAGTGTTCAATTAATCCATATAAAGCTTCATATATCTCCTTCCGGTGTCTATGCCTTCTATCCTTGGCCATAAATTCATGAACCGTGTCCCCAATTTGGATTGAGCTACAGCCAGGAACTTTCTCTATGCCTTCCTGTCTCATTGCCGTTCTAACAC includes the following:
- the LOC122073540 gene encoding O-fucosyltransferase 38 (The sequence of the model RefSeq protein was modified relative to this genomic sequence to represent the inferred CDS: added 345 bases not found in genome assembly), producing MVNWRSSSHHRGSAKSKFRFKASPVSVTVYTLLLFALSIIIFIFHSREILEEEQNPFFLEKSESEKISDDQLWGASFSYGFHPCVVPTRAHKEAQGWDHYITVRSNGGLNQMRTGISDMVAVAHMMNATLVVPQLDKRSFWRDSSAFSDLFDEDHFITTLRGDVRIVKELPKELENVPRARKHFTSWSGLNYYEEMTRLWKDYKVIHVAKSDSRLANNNLPVDIQRLRCRALYYALRFSPPIENLGKKLVERLRSRGGRYIALHLRYEKDMLSFTGCTYGLTDVEAEELRIMRENMNHWKMKKINSTEQRQGGFCPLTPEEVGIFLQALGYPSSTLIYIAAGEIYGGSNHISELRSRFPNLIFKEMVATPEELKSFAEHASQTAALDYIISVESDVFIPSYSGNMARSVEGHRRFLGHRKTITPDRKGLVEIFDKIERGELKEGSLISSIIKQMHRNRQGAPRKREGSLPGMKGRGRLRTEESFYANPFPECICSSKTHS